The sequence TACATCggaatttggttatatcccgagtatgcatccatgaacgacaagtattgatatcccgagctAGAATCTACTAGGGTATCAATGTTTGGAAGTGGATATGGGTCTTTTGGACACGCCTTGTTCAAgtcggtgtagtcgacgcacatcctccacttgtcGTTCTGTTTCTTGACTAGCACCACGTTTGCCAGCCAAGCCGGATATTTGACCTCTCTGATGAAGTCGCTTCTAGGAGGGCTTGTATTTGTTCTTCCACCACTTGAGCCCATTCAGGTCCAAGCTTTCATCTTCTCTACTGAACAGGTCGTGATCCAGGGTATATCGATAGTTTGTACGACATGAGCTCGGAATCTATCTCGGacatgtcggaggctttccaggcgaagaggtcggaaTTTTCTTGTAGGAGCCTTGTAAGCTTCTGCTTCAAGTCTTCTTTCAagttggctcctatgttggtattctTTCCTTATTCCTTCCCGATATGTACCTCTTCAGTCTTTTCTCCGAGCTGTGGTCGTAACTCTTCTTTAGCTCGAATTCCTCTGAGCTCAATGGTGTGAACCTCCTTGCCTTTttctctcaggtttaggctttcattgtagcactttCTTGCCAGTTTTTTATCTCTCCTGATGGTTGCAATTCCCTCGActgttgggaacttcatgcaaaGATGGGAGGTAGATACCACTGCCCCAAACCGATTTAGGGTTGTTCTGCCTATTAAAGCGTTATAAGCTGAGCCCACATCAACTTTAGATGCCTCTTGCGAGATGACTTTGTGAGGCCTCCTCCAGCAAACCCCCCTGAGATCATGCGTATGTGTCTTTCCGGGATCTGTGGTGGTGGGTTTCTTCGATCCTCCTCATCTCGCTTCCTCTTGCCATGATggtccgacctttccatgagatatttgtcaagccgaccttccctggcaagcttttctatcacattcttCAGGTCGTAACaatcatttgttgagtgaccatatagCTTATGGTACTCACAATACTCGCCACGACTTTTCCCTTTCTTGTTCTTGATGGGCCGAGAGGGAGGTAGCCTTTCAGTATGACAAATTTTTCTATAGATGTCGACTAGGAAAACtcgtagaggagtataagagtgatatatTCTGGGCCTTTCTGGCCCgacttcttctcttttcttggaCTCCTCTCCTTCTCCCTTGTCAGGTGAGGTTGCCCAGGTTGCCAGCTTGGTTCTCGTAGCCAGGCAttctcttccatattgatgtacttctcagctcTTTCCTGTATATCACTCAAAGAAGTCGGGTGCCTTTTCGAGATGGACTGCGAGAAGGGGCCTTCTCAGAGTCCATTTACTAGGCCCATAATCACTGTCTCTGTGGACAGGTCTTGAATTTTTAGgcacgctttgttgaacctttccatgtagttcctcaaaggttctccgacctcctgttttactcTCATGAGACTCGGCACGTGCTTCACTTTAGctttttggattgagaattgcaTAAGGAACTTATGCGAGAGGTCGTCGAAACTGCAGACTGACCTTGGGGGgaggctatcgaaccacttcatcgctacTTTTGTCAGAGTTGTTGaaaaggctttgcagcgagtaACATCAGAGGCGTCGGTTAGGTACATCCTACTTTTAAAATTGCTCAGGTGATGCTTTGGATCGGTGGTCCCGTCATATTGGTCCATGTCTGGGCTTTTGAAGCtccttggaacttttgcccttaTTATGTCTTCGCTGAACAGGTCTTCTCCCCCCAAGGGAGAATCTTTACGATCACTGCGAGAGCTCTTACCTCGGAGATTGGATTCTAATCTTAAGAGCTTTTCTTCGAGCTCTTTTCGTCGCTCGACTTCTCTCCTCAGGTTTTTTTATGCTTTTCGCTGTCGCTCTAGTTCTTGTTCTAGCTGCTCCAGCCGTCCTTGGTGGCCGTGGAACAATCCCATGAGATCGGCCGCATGGGCTGTCCTTCTTTTCCTGATTCTTGCACCTTAGATAGGATTCACTTTGGGTCTTTCACCCCTGAGGAGCCTTCTCTATGCTGGTTAGTCGCTCCTTGAAGAGTGACTATGGCTGTGTCATTATTACCAGTGTCTTGGTTTTCTAGCTCAGATTCGGACACAGTGTTTGCGTCCTCGTCTAGGTCGTCCACCATCATGGGTTAATCTCCcaggtccccgacaacggcgctaaTGTTACGTAGGTAACTTGAGATAGATGGATTGAGCTTTAATGATTGGCCCAAGCGTCAAGGGAAGGTGGACTCCGACTTGTTCGTGTTCGGGAGCCGCCGTCCAAGTTAAGTGTTTGCAGAAtgtggggtggtacctgcaaagacactccgatgcctaagttagcaaagggttaagcaggtttagagtgtattggaacttagagatacctaaggggtgtcagtgtatttatagcggTGAtgcaataaccaccgttggagtagttccacttctgaaggtggataaccgtccctttatcttagggttgttgggATATAGCTCCTGGAAGTGGATTGAGAGATTTTATgggcagttacttatttaaataagtgttatctgccagctcatATCGAACCTGACTTTTTTGAGGCAGAGCCTATGTCGAGCCCAACTTCTTTAGATGAGGTCGGGTAGGTAGTGAAGGCCTATCTTTGGACTGAGCCTTTTTGACTTATTTGAATCTGGACCATAGTGTTGAAATAGGGTatgaataaattattaattataatttaaacaattatattagtaatttaaaatatataagNNNNNNNNNNNNNNNNNNNNNNTTTTTTCCGGGATTGCCGAGCCTGAAACTTGGGCATCTCAGCCCATGCTCTTTTCGCTGTGACTGTGCAACAGCGCAAGGCAAAACCGCCACCGCCACCCCCACCACTAGTCTCCACAACCTCTCATGGTCAACATAAACGTCGCCGAGCGTCGTCTGCGTTCGCGTTTGTGAGTAGCTAAGGGGACGCCGCCGCCGCCGCTCGATCTGCCTCTGCGAATTCAGCGCCCCCCACCGTCACTCGCTGATCTTGGTCTTCGATTCTCTTCTTTCTCCGTTGGTTTTGTTTCATTGTATTTAGTTGAACACGGTATATGAATTATTAGTATGAATTTTGTAGCATTTTTTTTTGGGTGCAGAGTGTTATGGCAAGCAAAAAAGGCAAAGCTTCAAGGTCAATTAGAATCGCAGATACAGTGTATGAGCAAGAAGAGCACTATGCATCCCAGATGTCTAAAAAGCGCAAGTTTTCATGGCCAAGTGGCTCTATGACTGAAATCCCCGCTGGGAAAGAGGAAGCATCAAATAGTGAGTGTAAGTAATCAGCAATTGACCTTTAGCACTCCAATTGAATGATGATAGCAAGTAATCAGCAGTTGACCTTTGTTCTTCATTTGTTCGCATTGTTTTGCTTTCTTTCGAGCTTTGTGAATATCGCAGTAGAATGTTTAAGAATACTGACTGCATTCTTCATTTTGTTGCTTTCTAGCGTTTTGTTGTGGAAAGTTCATTGGTATGTATAACGGAGCATACCTATTTTTCTTGTAGAAAACTTACTGTTCTTGTGCTTATTTCATTTTCACTTTTTGGCTTTCTATTTAGGTGATGCACAGTTTCTGGAGGATGAAACCACAAAGATTTTTGCTCAGAAAGTAGCTGATCATTACAGCGCTAGATCCAACCAGACTCTAGAAGAACGGGAGGCTAGTCCTATAATTCATTTGAAGAAACTCAACAATTGGGTATATGTTGCATTTTGCAATAATGAATAGTTTGTTACAGTAAGAATATTATatgattctttttattattatctgGGTAATTTTGTTGTTGAACAGATTAAGAGTGTCTTAGTTCAGCTTTATGCTCATCAAGGAGATGCAGTCCTTGACCTCGCCTGTGGCAAGGTGTCAGTGGTTTTTGGCTGCTGCTTATTATAGTAGAAGTTATTCCCAGGTTTTTAGCTGAGCATTTTCCCCCCATTTCATACATGTTTACCAGGGTGGGGATCTTATCAAATGGGACAAGGCCAAAATTGGATATTATGTTGGTATCGATATTGCTGAAGGCTCAGTAAGTGTTCAAAATTTTCTGCTTTGGTTTGCGTTATCATTTCCGATTAAATTATACTGATACGTGGTAATAAGTCCTTTTTGAACACTATTATTGAAATAAGCTCTGGATAGTTGTTATGCATACACATCTCTTGTTGATAAGTGGTCCCTCTTGTTGATAAGTGGTCTTTATTTTCTGCAAAATAATGTTAAGTCTTATTTTTGAGTACACATATCCCCATCATGATTTGAATTTCGACACAAGTGCATTTAGAGAGTTTTGCTTTCGGCATGTTATGTGCTTGTGTGGCATTAAACTTAGACCGTAAAATTTTTCTTTACATTTGGTCACTTATTTGTTCTAGTTACAAGTCAAGCttcactttttatatttttaactatAAACTGATAGCAGTTTCATATCTTTGCTAGTAGTAGTGAAATTGTCATTGcagttttatatttccttccatTCCAGGTGATGAGCTATATTTAATAGCTCAAGTCCTTCTTGTTCTCGGACTCATTGTGAAACATTGTATGCCTTATGTGTCAAGTTATTCCAACTGTCGTTTGTTTGTAGTCATCACTGTCAGCTCATTGAATTCACCAATCTGTCCAGATCAAAGACTGTCGCACACGTTACAATGGTGATGCTGACCATCATCAGCGACGTAAAAAGTTTTCGTTTCCTGCTCGCCTGATATGTGGAGATTGTTATGAGGTGATGGATTTTAGCCTACTAATGTTTTTAATAACATCCCAAAAATAAGATTTTAACCTACTAATGTTTTGAAGGGCAATTCAAATTTCGGAGGTATTTAATCTTACAGATGTCAATGCTTTGTTCCCCAGCAAAATGGGAGAAACCCAAACTCAAGGCGTGAGTCGGAAATAATAGAATGATAATGGCGAATATCAGATTCACAACCTTTTCTATTTCCCCTCAAACACCAATTCATATTGATCATTAAGAAAAGTTGAAACAGAAGATTGACACTTATTTAATATATATGTCTCCATCAAGTGACTTTTACATTCTCTCTTTTTGTTGCTTTCTTCTGGCATAAAACATATGCTATCAAATCCTTAAGTTAAATACAGctacttcttcttgttcaagctgTTTCATTCTTTAAACTTATGTGTCATCACATTTCTTCAGATGAACAAGAACATCACAGAATGGTTCTGATCATGTTAAGTAAAATCTTTTTAGGTTAATTTTATCGTATAGAAACTAATATTATGATCATTGCCTTTCATATCAATTTGGGTcccttttcatattttatttattaattttttctgAAAGCTGAATTAGTTTTCATTGCTTATGTCATCTTATTTCAGGTTCAGTTGGACAAAGTTCTTGTAGATGATGCTCCTTTTGATATTTGCAGTTGCCAGGTGAATGATGCACCTTTGAGAAATAAGCACTCCATCAATATATCTGTTGAAGTGGCTTCTCTTTGTAACTAGCTACTTTTGCTCTTATGCATAATATTGACTTGTTTACAGACGCCGTCCCGCCCACCTACCTGATTCGTTCATACATATTATACAATTTGTTCATATGTTGCACGAAAGCAAGTATGCATATTGAATACTACATCGGATTGTACATAAATACAGCAATTTTATGAAATAATTAGTAACAAATATAAGAAGTTAGGATAGCAGTATTTGATGTAAATATGCAtctgtgaaaaaaataaaatattgcacGACCCAGCTTCTTTCCATATTAAAGTGTATGTTGGTGTCTAATCTGAAAAAATTTATGAATCTGTAGTTTGCATTGCATTATTCATGGTCTACAGAGGCACGTGCCCGACAAGCATTGGCTAATGTGTCAGCTTTACTTCGCCCAGGAGGCATTTTCATTGGAACTATGCCGGATGCCAATGTGATAATCAAAAAGCTTAGAGAAGGTTTTTGGCACTTATAatctttgttattattattctaaATCAATTTGGTTGTTCATAAATTCCTGTGGCATTGATTAATCCATGAAATCAACTGGCAATTGAAATAAGTTTTTGGGGTGTGTGTTGTGTTAGAAATAGATAAGTTTGATGGACATTGATTAACGTTCCCAATTAAGTCTTATAGTTCACATAGGCTTCCTTATATGTTTGAGGAAAAGGTTTTATTCAGAACTAGAGTACATGTAGGGATCTGATCTTTGTTTGGTGAAATGTCTGAAGGAAAACAGGGGGCTATTTTTCTAAATTAGTGCATTAGTGAAGCACTATCATATTCCTTTGCTATCTACAAAAATTTTAATGAGCTGTTCCCAAATAGCATTATGCTCCACATTTTTGTGTTGATTGTTATCCTGGATTCCCTTTGATATTGTCATAATTTTCCAAGTTCAACTGATGAATAAAATAGTTTGAATTAATATGGGCATCACAATAACTTTGATTTGAAGTGTTGTTATCTCTTTTGCATTAGCattaactttttaataaaattgttgTTCTGTTCAACATTTAACTGTTTATATATAGCTGAAGGTCTGGCTTTTGGTAATAGTGTATATTGGGTGCGTTTTGATGAAGTATTTTCTGACAAGGTAATTTAGCTTCTTTATTCTACAACTTCATTATTTCCTAAaaatggttttgtgaattttacTTCAAACCTGGACTGCTCCTGTGTGATACAGAAATTCAAATCTTCCAGCCCCTTTGGAATAAAATATACCTTCCATTTAGAGGTATCATTTCTCTTAAGTCTGCTCCTTTACTTTTGTATCAAATAGATGTTTTCTGATAACCCAAGACTGATTCTAAGTCTTGCAGGATGCTGTTGATTGTCCTGAATGGATTGTCCCCTTTCATGTATTCAAGTCATTAGCTGAAGAGGTACCACTGCCAAAAAAGCTTAAATGTAAAGGAGAACCATGCACCCCATTGCAGTCCTGACCAATGAAAATGAATATTTCTAGTTTCTTAGGAGTAAGCATTGGATTATAAGAGTTCATGCTACTAAGGATGCTAATTTAAATTTATTGTTCACAGTATGATTTTGAGCTCATTTTTGCAAAGAACTCTCATGAATTTGTGCATGAGTATCTGAAAAAACCTGAATTTGTGGAGCTCATGCAAAGACTTGGTGCATTGGGTGATGGCAACCAAGACAAGAGTAAGGCTTTGTGCCAGTGCTGTTTGTTTTATTAGTTCCAATGATAATCATTGGACATAAATTTTCAGTGTGCTGCTGACAATAGAGAATATGTTTTGTTTCCATGTCAGGTACACTATCAGCCGATGAATGGGAAGCTGCTTATTTATACATGTCGTTTGTGTTGAGAAAGGTCAGTGACTAAGTTATTGTGTTTGTTATTATTGATAATGACGCCATTGTCAACTTATTGTAAAAATGGTCACAGCGAGACCAACCAGAAAGAACCCAAGTTAGTGGCCAAAGAAAGCGGGGACTGATGCATATCTCAGAGCAAGACATAATGTACATTAGCAGTCATTAGCAATATCAGAACACCGGCTGGATTATTGAATACAATCAAACAGCACAGGACTTGGAGCTGCCTGCCTGTGTTTCCCGTGTTAACTACTGCTGGTTTGATCTCACAATCTTGAGCTTCGGCAGATTTTTATGTTAAATGAAATAGTCAAATAGATGTATTTTGTAGGTCCACTATAAATAATTCGATCAACTTCATTGGCCTCAGTATCTTTAATACATTCTGTAAGAGAGCTTAACTTTAACAAATTCACTGGTTTTCCTAGGGAATCATTCCCCCCCGGTTAATCAGCCAACAAAATAGAGAACTAATAAAGATTAAGGATCTGGGTtgtagagaaagaaaagaaaattctaagagaagaaaaatattgtctgattgttatttaaaaaaaaaaggttccTGATCTTTTCCTTAAATGGATTAATTGATTTCGGTAATTACATTTTGTGCTCGTGTATCTGTTTTAAAAGGGCAATAATAAGTGAAATTTTTAACTGGTTAGACAAGTAAAACTCGGGAGGAACTGAGTAAAATCATTGACAACAAATTAAATTGTTTAACCATTTTTTTCCTAAGTTAGATCTTATCATTCACAATTCTTGATTTATTAATCCTATGTTGATTGTACATATATATTTTGCATtccattttataaaatataaaatttaattagatGTAATATCACTACTAGGAAAAGGAAATAGATGTAATATTAGCATATTGTACAAATTTCACAAACTTAAAACAAATCTTTTCAGATCTCCATCCTTATTACTGGATTGGTCTAATGTTGCTGAGAAGAAAGGAAAAAtggagaaaaaaaaatgagaagaaattgaaattgaaattgaaatgtaCTAATAAACATGTTGAAATACAATAATAAACACTCATATATGGTATGGTGTTAGCTAATCCTCCCTTCATTtcatttcaaaataagtttcGCTTCCACCCTTTTAGTTCATTAAAAATTGAATGGGACTTGTCTAGATACACATGGTCTATACTCTATATATTTCATGGTGATCACGATAGACTTGCCATGAACAATCtaaacaatttatttatttatttggtgaAGATCAAAACACCTAATAATATTGATAGACctcatatattttatttcatggtGATAGCGATAGACCTCCCTCAAATGAAGGTAGTATTTGAACCCTTTCTTTTTTAAAGTACAGCATAGCTTAATTAATAAAGTAATAAATACAATTAGTCAGTAGAGGGAGAAAATACTCAGTTTGGTCTCTAAAGTTATACTTGAATCTCAATTTAGTCCTTGAAATTTTAATTGTTtcaaggtgaaaactcaggtgaagttgatatctgagaacttcacgtgaagtcgattgCACCTAAGTTTTCACCTTATTTCAATTTAATTCctaaatatttcaaattttaatcatATTAGTCTCTATAGTAATTTCTAATGTTTTTGTTATATTGTCTATGAGGTTTGTGAGtggctaaaaaattttgatatgaaagTAAAATGAGTGATAtactttaatattataatttttagtattttttaaaattgtgggagtacacaaatcggaccatccgatttgtgtttaaaaattgaaaaaattcagaatacacaaatcggacccttCAAGTACACAAATCGAATCCTCCTCAATTATAAGAGCCTGAGCCTATATCTATTTTATAATAGGTCAGGTCAGGCCAGGCCAAACACAGATCAGACTGCAGATTCCTGACAGACCGCTGGCCTTTATCCACCCCTACTCCCATCATACCGTCCCATTTACTTACtccatatcaaaataaaaaaaagtgccAAATCCGAAGGAAATTGAGTGGGAAAATTATACGAGTTACCGATTAATATTTAAAAGCCCCTCCATAAATAAGTTTATGTAGCCAAACAAATATGCTCTGTCGTTCAGAGAGAGAGAGTCCACGTGACACGTGCAAGGAAAGATACCCTGCTGAGGTGAAGAGGAACTGAGGAAGGGGCCGAAAGGGGGAAGGAAGGCATAATACTTCGGTATGGTTAATGGTTAGAGTGAAAATCAAGAAAACTGCAAGAAAGGAAGGCAGCCCACAACACTCAACCCTCATACCttttccattttattttatttttttttttcatttttcgccCTGTCGCGTGGCGTGGTGGTGCAGCGTCATTTCTATCTTGATTTCCTTTACCAGTTTACCTTAAACAGAAACCACCACAACACCACGACACATAAGTAGAAAGTCGGTAGATAAATCATAGATCTACGACTACACTCACTAGGCTTCAGTAACCACACCTTCACTACACCTGGCCTTATTCCTCCTTTTATTCCTTCTTATTTATtacttattctatattttactttgTAAATTATCTCTGTATATTGTATTGGATCATTAATTCACTATCACCACCATCCATTATTGGGGGAGAGAGTGAGCTTAATGCTGCCTTCATGTTTCCCTCCCTTTTCCTGGATGGCACTTGCGCTGTTATCAATtacttaatttaattaaatattgaaTTACAACTGATAAAACAacttattagttaatttttttatcataccAAATTGCTCGCTATTCTTTTCTCGCAAGCTAGTAAGACCAGAAAACAAAGAGCAACTGAGGAAGCCAAgcggcgagagagagagagagaggagcctATGGCGCTTCAGCGGCGGCGCCACAACAATTACCAACGCATTCGCATCCGCCTCTTGATTCCTCTGATTTCAGGCGTCGCCGCTGCTCTTCtggttctcttctctctcctttccaTTCTGGCTCCTTCCCCCAACGACACCGATCATCTGCGCCACTTCTACACCTCCTCGGTCAGTACTAGCTAATTAAATTCACATTTCATAAAATTGGATACTCTTTCGATGCGACTTGCTCACCcgctttctcttctcttctatctATTTAATAATAGCTTAACGCTCCGCCGGATGATGCAATTACAACTCCCGTTTTCCGCGTTCCGGTTAGGGTTCTTCTTATCTCTCCTTTGCCTAATCAGCTTCTGCTTGTTTCTATTGGATCTTAATTCCTTAgttgtgttttctttgttttgatatgATGAGCAGAGAGGTGGAGGAAAGATGGATCGCCATGTCTGGAGTTCTAGAAACTCCGAACACTTCCACGGCTGCAGCGATGCGGGCAACAAGTTTCCAAGTGCGTATTTCACTGCAATGTTTATATTCGCATTGATTACACATCACTTCACTAATAagtgttctctctctctctttatctcTCTCAATACATGTATAATTG is a genomic window of Arachis ipaensis cultivar K30076 chromosome B06, Araip1.1, whole genome shotgun sequence containing:
- the LOC107645346 gene encoding mRNA cap guanine-N7 methyltransferase 1 isoform X1; protein product: MASKKGKASRSIRIADTVYEQEEHYASQMSKKRKFSWPSGSMTEIPAGKEEASNSESFCCGKFIGDAQFLEDETTKIFAQKVADHYSARSNQTLEEREASPIIHLKKLNNWIKSVLVQLYAHQGDAVLDLACGKGGDLIKWDKAKIGYYVGIDIAEGSIKDCRTRYNGDADHHQRRKKFSFPARLICGDCYEVQLDKVLVDDAPFDICSCQFALHYSWSTEARARQALANVSALLRPGGIFIGTMPDANVIIKKLREAEGLAFGNSVYWVRFDEVFSDKKFKSSSPFGIKYTFHLEDAVDCPEWIVPFHVFKSLAEEYDFELIFAKNSHEFVHEYLKKPEFVELMQRLGALGDGNQDKSTLSADEWEAAYLYMSFVLRKRDQPERTQVSGQRKRGLMHISEQDIMYISSH
- the LOC107645346 gene encoding mRNA cap guanine-N7 methyltransferase 1 isoform X3, giving the protein MASKKGKASRSIRIADTVYEQEEHYASQMSKKRKFSWPSGSMTEIPAGKEEASNSESFCCGKFIGDAQFLEDETTKIFAQKVADHYSARSNQTLEEREASPIIHLKKLNNWIKSVLVQLYAHQGDAVLDLACGKGGDLIKWDKAKIGYYVGIDIAEGSVQLDKVLVDDAPFDICSCQFALHYSWSTEARARQALANVSALLRPGGIFIGTMPDANVIIKKLREAEGLAFGNSVYWVRFDEVFSDKKFKSSSPFGIKYTFHLEDAVDCPEWIVPFHVFKSLAEEYDFELIFAKNSHEFVHEYLKKPEFVELMQRLGALGDGNQDKSTLSADEWEAAYLYMSFVLRKRDQPERTQVSGQRKRGLMHISEQDIMYISSH
- the LOC107645346 gene encoding mRNA cap guanine-N7 methyltransferase 1 isoform X2; this translates as MASKKGKASRSIRIADTVYEQEEHYASQMSKKRKFSWPSGSMTEIPAGKEEASNSECDAQFLEDETTKIFAQKVADHYSARSNQTLEEREASPIIHLKKLNNWIKSVLVQLYAHQGDAVLDLACGKGGDLIKWDKAKIGYYVGIDIAEGSIKDCRTRYNGDADHHQRRKKFSFPARLICGDCYEVQLDKVLVDDAPFDICSCQFALHYSWSTEARARQALANVSALLRPGGIFIGTMPDANVIIKKLREAEGLAFGNSVYWVRFDEVFSDKKFKSSSPFGIKYTFHLEDAVDCPEWIVPFHVFKSLAEEYDFELIFAKNSHEFVHEYLKKPEFVELMQRLGALGDGNQDKSTLSADEWEAAYLYMSFVLRKRDQPERTQVSGQRKRGLMHISEQDIMYISSH
- the LOC107645346 gene encoding mRNA cap guanine-N7 methyltransferase 1 isoform X4; translated protein: MASKKGKASRSIRIADTVYEQEEHYASQMSKKRKFSWPSGSMTEIPAGKEEASNSESFCCGKFIGDAQFLEDETTKIFAQKVADHYSARSNQTLEEREASPIIHLKKLNNWIKSVLVQLYAHQGDAVLDLACGKGGDLIKWDKAKIGYYVGIDIAEGSIKDCRTRYNGDADHHQRRKKFSFPARLICGDCYEVQLDKVLVDDAPFDICSCQFALHYSWSTEARARQALANVSALLRPGGIFIGTMPDANVIIKKLREAEGLAFGNSVYWVRFDEVFSDKKFKSSSPFGIKYTFHLEDAVDCPEWIVPFHVFKSLAEEYDFELIFAKNSHEFVHEYLKKPEFVELMQRLGALGDGNQDKKNMFCFHVRYTISR